The bacterium genomic sequence CACGAGATGCCGAAGCTCCTCTTCCGTACAAAAGCTGCAGGTACCGAGAGGAGGCATCCCAAACCAGCCGTCCACGGTGTTGGCGAGGAGTTGGTCGAGCCCCTTGGCCCGACGCGCTTGCCATTCGGTCTCGCCCCCGACCACCGGAACCCCGATGCCCGGCTGGGTATGACATTCGGCGCAGATCTGTTGGAAGACCTGAGCCTCTCGAGCCGTCAGGGCGCTCGCAACCGAAGCTCCTCCCCATCCGGAGGAACTGACTCCGACAAGCATCAGGCCTGCGAGCATCCAGCCCCGCGACCATGCATTCGACATCGCGTCCATGCTAACCCACAGCCTCGTCCGAGGGACGTTCGCTACCGAGATTCAACGGCAGGCAGGTCACGCCCTCTTCTTCCTCCAGTCTGCGAGCCAGCTCCTCGCGTGCCCGATCATCACGGGCCAACACCTGGGCCGAGCCGTCCCCTTGAGAACCGATCCCCTTGGCACCAAGGCCGAGTTCGGCAACGGCGGGATGGGCCAGGATTTCGTGCAAGCGCGGAGAGCGGAGCTCTTCGCTGGCGGGTGCCACGGCCTCGTCGAAGCACGCCTGGGCTTCAGTGAGACAAGCGCCCAGGCCAACCGGGTCGCCGACTTCGATCGCGCGGCGCCCTTCCGCCACCAGCTGGGCGTTCGCCTCCCCGAGACCCTCCCGAACCCGACGCGCCAAGGCTCCCTCCGTGTCCGGAAAACAAGCGTTGAGGTCGGAGAGGATTCGACGCGTGTCCTTGCCCCGACGGAGGTCGACGATCAAGAAGTGGAATGCGGCACCGGGTTCCACGACTTCGGCCTCCAGATCAGCGCCATCGAAAACGAGGGAAGTGATCTGGCGACCATAGGCGCAGATCTGATCCATGCGTCCGCATTCCGAACCCGTGCGGCGTTCCCCGGCGTAGGCGAGATCCATCTCGGCATCCAGATCGAGGCCGAGCTCATAGGCTTCCGAATACGCCCGAGCCAACAAGACGCAGACGGCGGCCGACGAAGACAAACCCTTGCGAACAGGGAGATCGGATTGGACTCGTAGGCGAAGGCCGCCGACCTGGAACCGCTCGATCGCCTCTGCCGCAACGCCAGCCGCGTAGCTGAAGAAATCGGCACCGGCAGCGGCGGCAGCCAACGCCGAGGCCGTGGCCTGGATTCGTGCCGGCCCCATCTCTTCGCCGTGGGGCAGGATGCTCTCGATCTCGAGGGCACCCGCGATCGGCCGGGCTTCTGCGCGAAGGCCCTGGTCGGTGCCCGCAACAAGACAATGACCGCGCGAGATCCCCGGATCGGTGGATCGGTAGCCTGCCGCCCAATCGGAATGCTCTCCCATGAGACACAGCCGCCCGGGCACGAATAGCGAGTTCAAGCAAGCGCCTCGCGGTAGAGCACCTCGACCTCGTCGGCCAATCGTTCCGGCGTGAAACAGGCTTCGGCCCGCTTTCGCGCCTCGGCGCCGAAAGCCCGCCGTTTCTCGTCATCATCGAGGAGCGCTTGCCAGCCGTCCGCCAAGGCCACCGGATCGTCGGGCACGAGCAGGCCCGTCTTCCTGTCCACCACGATTTCGGGCAACGCTCCGCGGCGTAGCGTGACAGCGGGAATGCCCGCGGCCGCAGCTTCCAGGAGCGCACGACAGGTACCGTCGCTCCCCGGCACGAGGAAGGTGAAGACATCCATGCTGCGCAGAACGTCCGCGTAGTCCTCGCGGCGGTAGCCTGCGAACACGACCCGATCCTCCAATCCCATCCGCCGAGCCGGTTCCTCGGCCAGTTCGGAGCGCCGGGTCCCTCGACCGATCACGAGCAGGCGGAATGCGGGATCGCGATCGGCTTGAAGCCGCGCTGCCTCGAGAAGCAGATCGAAGCGACGATGGGGCTGCACGCGGGCGACGATCCCCACGACGTGGTGCTCGGGGGCCAGCCCGAGCGCGCGTCGCAGATCTGCATCCGGGGCGACAGGGCGAAAGCGATCCACGTCGACCGCCCCGAACACCCCACGGATCGCGCGACCGCGGCGCAAGGCGCGATTGCTTCGTGCTGTTTCAGGAGAAACGCACAGCAGCCCATCCGTCCGCGCGCCATACAACCAACGATTCCACGGGCGATCCGCGATCTGCTCAGCGATGCGGTAGGAGCGAACCACGGCCGGGCGCCCCGAAATGGAGCGCCGCCCCGCGGCGCGCAACGCAAGAACGTGATCCCGGGTATGCCAGGTATGGACGAGTTCGATTCCGTGCTCGTCGATCAAGCCCCGCAACGCGCGAATCGTGGGAAGATCCGAGAGGGGCCTCACACCGCGGCCGCGTGGCAACTCCAGAGAAGGGATCCATCCGAGCTTTCGCGCTTCGCTGCCGACCGAACGATCGGCGCTCTCCGGCGCCGACGGACATGCCAGCCACACCTGATGACCACGTGCCCGCTGACCTTCCGCCAGACGAAGCATCGGTTCCGCCGGCCCGGTCCATTTCCAATCGCTCGTCAGCTGAAGCACCCGGAGCGGGGACACTATTCCGACCGCCTCGCTTTGCCAGCATCTTGCGCTTCTTCATCGGCCCCGAGATGGTCGAATTCCCATTGCTTGGCGTACTTCAGGAAGACGTGAAAGGCCGTGGCCGCGGCGATGATGAAGCCGGGCACTCCGTCCCGGAAACCCTGCTTGAGAATGAAGGCACGCAGGAAGCGTGTCGGTGGCCGAAGGATCATGTCGCGGAGGGCATGGCGGCGGCCGCGTCCCAGATTGGCCCTGGCCTGGATGCTGCTGAAATCCTGGATGCGATCGACCTGATCCGCCAGATCCCGATAGCTCCAATGATAGGCCTCGCCGCTGAACCGTCCCTGGCTTCCGATCCCAGCCGTGAGCTCGACCCGACCATGCGGATTCGTGCCGACCCAGCGGCCGGCCCCGTTTCGGAAGACACGGAGCTGCCAATCCGGAAAAAACTCGCCGTGCCGGATCCAGCGACCCAGATGCCAAGTCACCCGGTTGATCTCCATGCCCACGACGCCTTCTGCGCCGCCTGCGAGAAACGCCTTCAGCTCTGCCGCCAGCGGATCGCTGAGTGCCTCGTCGGCATCGAGAGCCAGCACCCACTCCGCCTGGACCTGACCCAGTGCAAAGTTCTTCTGCTCGATATTCCCATCATACGCGCGCAGAATCGTCTTCGCGCCGGCCTCGCTTGCCAGTTTTTCGGTGGCGTCCCGGCTGCGATCGTCCACGACTACGACGATCTCATCCGCGAACGCAACGGA encodes the following:
- a CDS encoding GHMP kinase; translated protein: MGEHSDWAAGYRSTDPGISRGHCLVAGTDQGLRAEARPIAGALEIESILPHGEEMGPARIQATASALAAAAAGADFFSYAAGVAAEAIERFQVGGLRLRVQSDLPVRKGLSSSAAVCVLLARAYSEAYELGLDLDAEMDLAYAGERRTGSECGRMDQICAYGRQITSLVFDGADLEAEVVEPGAAFHFLIVDLRRGKDTRRILSDLNACFPDTEGALARRVREGLGEANAQLVAEGRRAIEVGDPVGLGACLTEAQACFDEAVAPASEELRSPRLHEILAHPAVAELGLGAKGIGSQGDGSAQVLARDDRAREELARRLEEEEGVTCLPLNLGSERPSDEAVG
- a CDS encoding glycosyltransferase family 4 protein — translated: MSPLRVLQLTSDWKWTGPAEPMLRLAEGQRARGHQVWLACPSAPESADRSVGSEARKLGWIPSLELPRGRGVRPLSDLPTIRALRGLIDEHGIELVHTWHTRDHVLALRAAGRRSISGRPAVVRSYRIAEQIADRPWNRWLYGARTDGLLCVSPETARSNRALRRGRAIRGVFGAVDVDRFRPVAPDADLRRALGLAPEHHVVGIVARVQPHRRFDLLLEAARLQADRDPAFRLLVIGRGTRRSELAEEPARRMGLEDRVVFAGYRREDYADVLRSMDVFTFLVPGSDGTCRALLEAAAAGIPAVTLRRGALPEIVVDRKTGLLVPDDPVALADGWQALLDDDEKRRAFGAEARKRAEACFTPERLADEVEVLYREALA
- a CDS encoding glycosyltransferase family 2 protein, which codes for MNVPRPKLSVCIIACNEERDLPRCLASVAFADEIVVVVDDRSRDATEKLASEAGAKTILRAYDGNIEQKNFALGQVQAEWVLALDADEALSDPLAAELKAFLAGGAEGVVGMEINRVTWHLGRWIRHGEFFPDWQLRVFRNGAGRWVGTNPHGRVELTAGIGSQGRFSGEAYHWSYRDLADQVDRIQDFSSIQARANLGRGRRHALRDMILRPPTRFLRAFILKQGFRDGVPGFIIAAATAFHVFLKYAKQWEFDHLGADEEAQDAGKARRSE